TGAAAAAAGAAGTTATAGAACAATGCAAGGATTATGGAGTGCACTAATGCACAAAAAAGATGGATGGATAAAAAGACGAAAAGAAGACCTAACAAATTGACAGTCCCTGAAAATTTCATAACAGTCTAATTAATATATTGAAAAATCATAAATATATATGAGGTTAATCAATGACTACGATTATCGAATTCAAGAATGTGAACAAAGAGTACAAATCAGGGGATCATGTTTTAAAAGCGATGGATGACGTGAATTTCTCAATTGATGAAGGGGAATTTGTAGTAATCCTTGGACCTTCCGGTGCGGGCAAATCAACACTTTTAAACCTTTTAGGGGGTCTTGATTCCGTAACGTCCGGCCAGATTATCGTCAACGGCGAGCATGTAGAATCATTTGACGACAATCAGTTGACGAGCTACAGGGCAAAAAACGTCGGTTTCATTTTCCAGTTCTACAATCTGATTCCAAATCTTACTTCTCTTGAAAATGTCGAGCTTATGAAGGATATTGTGGACGTTGACATCGATGGATTGAGCGTACTGGATTCAGTCGGTCTTAAGGAACATGCAAATCAGTTCCCTGCACAGCTGTCCGGAGGGGAGCAGCAGAGGGTATCCATTGCAAGGGCAGTGGCCAAGCAGCCTACCATGCTTTTATGTGATGAGCCGACTGGAGCTCTTGACTCAAATACGGGTGTTCTGATTTTGAATCTGCTTCAGGATATGAGCAACAACAAAAATACCACAGTTATTATCGTAACTCACAATGCGATTTTGGCGGAAGCCGCAGACAAGGTAATCAGAATTAAAAACGGCCAGATAGAAAGTATTGTTATCAACGACAATCCGAAAAGAGTATCTGATTTGGAATGGTGAGTATATGCTTGCAAAAAAGATGATGCGAGACATATGGAACAATAAGGCCCAATTCATATCCATCTTTTTAATGGCATTTTTAGGTGTTTTCGTTTTTGTCGGCATCAGTGCCGAATCTGCCGGACTTGAGGCTAATTCGGCAGAATTTTATGAGGAAACCAACTTTGCTGACGGATGGATTTATTCGCCTTACCTGAATGACCTTTTTCTGAATCAGGTATGGTATTTAGGCGCAACCACACAAATGGAACGGCAGCTGGTAGTTGATTCGGTGGCGG
The sequence above is a segment of the Methanobrevibacter millerae genome. Coding sequences within it:
- a CDS encoding ABC transporter ATP-binding protein, whose amino-acid sequence is MTTIIEFKNVNKEYKSGDHVLKAMDDVNFSIDEGEFVVILGPSGAGKSTLLNLLGGLDSVTSGQIIVNGEHVESFDDNQLTSYRAKNVGFIFQFYNLIPNLTSLENVELMKDIVDVDIDGLSVLDSVGLKEHANQFPAQLSGGEQQRVSIARAVAKQPTMLLCDEPTGALDSNTGVLILNLLQDMSNNKNTTVIIVTHNAILAEAADKVIRIKNGQIESIVINDNPKRVSDLEW